The following are encoded together in the Flavobacterium sp. TR2 genome:
- a CDS encoding glycoside hydrolase family 30 protein codes for MKFNFKNTIKAFCCMAVVLAQVKCSSSSDPVENPPVDPPVVNPPAVTNDVNFWLTKGNQSVLFEKQTAVLGFGTTANAYANIEVNAAQKYQTIDGFGYTLTGGSVEVINQLNAVKRTALLQELFGSGENSIGVSYIRISIGASDLNAAPFTYNDLVAGETDLNLEKFSLEKDKNLIAMLKEILAINPKILILATPWSAPLWMKDLASFKGGKLKTEYYDVYAKYFVKYIQQMKAEGITIDAVTPQNEPLHDGNNPSMYMSAADQAKFIKNSLGPAFKAANLNVKIIAYDHNCDNPNYPKAILADADAFPFVDGSAFHLYAGDISALSDVFNSYPTKNVYFTEQWTSSDGQFGGDLKWHLRNVIIGAMRNYSKNALEWNLANNANFGPHTDGGCEMCKGAITITSADRFERNVAYYIIAHASKFVPMGSTRIESNSGGSLQNVAFITPSGSKVLIVENDGNATETFNIKFNGKWVTTSLDAGSVGTYTWK; via the coding sequence ATGAAATTTAATTTTAAAAATACCATAAAAGCGTTTTGCTGCATGGCCGTCGTTTTGGCTCAGGTAAAATGCTCTTCTTCGAGTGATCCTGTAGAAAATCCGCCTGTAGACCCGCCAGTTGTAAATCCTCCAGCAGTTACAAACGATGTTAATTTTTGGCTGACAAAAGGAAATCAAAGCGTTTTATTTGAAAAACAGACAGCAGTATTAGGTTTCGGCACTACAGCAAATGCTTATGCCAATATTGAAGTGAATGCGGCTCAAAAATATCAGACAATTGACGGTTTTGGATATACCCTGACAGGAGGAAGCGTAGAAGTTATAAACCAGTTAAATGCTGTAAAAAGAACTGCTCTTTTGCAAGAGCTATTTGGTTCTGGCGAAAACTCAATAGGAGTAAGTTATATCAGAATCAGCATTGGAGCTTCAGATTTAAATGCAGCTCCTTTTACTTATAACGATCTTGTAGCTGGAGAAACAGATTTAAATCTAGAAAAATTTAGTTTAGAAAAAGACAAAAATCTAATTGCCATGCTAAAAGAAATTTTGGCAATTAATCCGAAAATTTTAATCTTGGCAACTCCTTGGTCGGCACCTCTTTGGATGAAAGATCTTGCTAGTTTTAAAGGTGGAAAACTGAAAACAGAATATTATGATGTCTACGCAAAATATTTTGTAAAATACATTCAGCAGATGAAGGCAGAAGGCATCACAATCGATGCTGTAACTCCTCAAAATGAGCCCTTGCACGACGGAAACAACCCAAGTATGTATATGTCTGCAGCAGATCAGGCAAAGTTTATAAAAAATAGTTTAGGGCCAGCATTTAAAGCAGCAAACCTAAATGTAAAAATTATTGCTTACGATCACAATTGCGACAATCCAAATTATCCTAAAGCGATTTTGGCAGATGCAGATGCATTTCCTTTTGTAGACGGATCAGCCTTCCATTTATACGCAGGAGATATCAGCGCCCTAAGCGATGTGTTCAATTCCTATCCGACAAAGAATGTATATTTTACAGAACAATGGACATCATCTGACGGACAATTTGGGGGTGATTTAAAATGGCATCTTCGAAATGTAATTATCGGGGCGATGAGAAATTACAGTAAAAATGCATTAGAATGGAATCTGGCCAACAATGCAAATTTTGGACCCCACACAGATGGGGGATGCGAAATGTGTAAAGGTGCTATAACCATAACCTCTGCTGACCGTTTTGAGCGTAATGTTGCCTATTATATTATTGCCCATGCTTCAAAATTTGTCCCTATGGGATCTACTAGAATTGAAAGCAATTCAGGAGGCAGTTTGCAGAATGTCGCTTTTATAACGCCTTCAGGATCTAAAGTACTGATTGTAGAAAATGATGGCAATGCAACCGAAACTTTCAATATTAAATTTAATGGAAAATGGGTAACAACTTCGCTAGATGCGGGATCAGTTGGAACTTATACTTGGAAATGA
- a CDS encoding glycoside hydrolase family 30 protein, with translation MKKNSLKILCLLFAAAAFAQQPKTKKEFTTNGKKITVYTTAENSKLRLTTTDNLTFSAAKQPLETETSVFVEPAKKFQTFMGIGGAITDASAEIFAKLSKEKQAEFLNAYYDQQKGIGYSLLRTTIQSSDFSSGSYSYIEEGDKELKTFSIDHDRQYRIPLIKQAIQKAGGKLTTYAAPWSPNAFMKSNKNVLKGGTLLPEYYQTWANFYVKFIKAYEKEGIPIWGTSTQNEPMAVQTWESCIYTAEAERDFIKNYLGPTLKKENLGDKKIIVWDHNRDLMNYRANVIYSDPEASKYVWGMGFHWYETWSGGAPMFDNVGKVNEAYPDKKLMFTEGCIEKFDAAKYQFWGNAERYGINMIHDFNNGTVAWTDWNILLDQNGGPNHVGNFCFAPIHADTTTGELIYTPSYYYIGHFSKFIRLNAVRVSSATSKSAVLSTSFLNADGTMATIVMNQSANDLTYNLIIGDQKAEVKIPAHAIQTLVY, from the coding sequence ATGAAAAAAAATAGCCTAAAAATTTTATGCCTTTTGTTTGCCGCAGCAGCTTTTGCACAACAGCCCAAAACAAAAAAAGAGTTTACAACCAACGGCAAAAAAATAACCGTTTATACCACTGCAGAAAATTCAAAGTTACGACTGACTACTACAGATAATTTGACTTTTTCTGCTGCAAAACAGCCTCTAGAAACAGAAACCTCTGTTTTTGTAGAACCAGCCAAAAAGTTTCAGACTTTTATGGGAATCGGAGGGGCTATTACAGATGCCAGTGCCGAAATATTTGCTAAACTTTCAAAAGAAAAACAAGCAGAATTTTTAAATGCTTACTACGATCAGCAAAAAGGAATTGGCTATTCTTTGCTAAGAACAACCATTCAAAGTTCTGATTTTAGCAGCGGAAGCTACTCTTATATCGAAGAAGGAGACAAGGAACTTAAGACTTTTTCTATTGACCATGACAGGCAATATCGTATTCCTCTAATAAAACAAGCCATCCAAAAAGCAGGAGGAAAGCTTACAACGTACGCAGCACCTTGGTCGCCAAATGCTTTTATGAAAAGCAACAAAAATGTGCTAAAAGGAGGAACCTTGCTTCCTGAATACTATCAGACTTGGGCAAATTTTTACGTGAAATTTATTAAAGCTTATGAAAAAGAAGGAATCCCGATTTGGGGAACTTCAACACAAAATGAGCCAATGGCTGTTCAAACTTGGGAATCTTGCATTTACACAGCAGAAGCAGAAAGAGATTTTATCAAAAATTATCTTGGGCCAACTTTGAAAAAAGAAAATCTTGGAGATAAAAAAATCATTGTTTGGGATCACAACCGCGATTTGATGAATTATCGCGCTAACGTAATTTACTCAGATCCAGAAGCATCAAAATATGTTTGGGGAATGGGATTTCACTGGTACGAAACGTGGTCTGGCGGTGCGCCGATGTTTGATAATGTAGGGAAAGTAAATGAAGCGTATCCAGATAAAAAGCTGATGTTTACAGAAGGATGCATTGAAAAATTTGACGCAGCAAAATATCAATTTTGGGGTAATGCAGAGCGTTACGGAATTAACATGATTCATGATTTTAACAACGGAACAGTTGCTTGGACAGATTGGAATATTCTTCTAGACCAGAACGGTGGTCCAAATCATGTTGGAAATTTCTGTTTTGCGCCAATTCATGCAGATACTACCACAGGAGAGTTAATTTACACTCCATCTTATTATTACATTGGACACTTTTCAAAGTTTATCCGTCTAAACGCAGTGCGAGTTAGCTCTGCAACAAGCAAAAGCGCTGTATTAAGCACCTCTTTTTTAAATGCTGACGGGACTATGGCTACTATTGTCATGAACCAATCAGCTAATGATCTTACTTACAATTTAATTATTGGTGATCAGAAGGCAGAAGTGAAAATTCCAGCACACGCTATACAAACACTTGTTTATTAA
- a CDS encoding glycoside hydrolase family 16 protein, protein MKIINLANRAGIFTLILLFVFQSCSSNNDTTDNPVETAPDKISVQVDIVGKTAEMPNGDGSGKINLKIDAPNAKSYKIVVNNETKEFTTSNFSYEFTQPGTKSYTIDVTAFNGIKYTNASTTINIFVTRKLIWSDEFNTDGAPDTSKWGYDLGNGNGFGNNELQYYTNRSENVKIEGGLLKITAIKENYQGSQYTSTRMLTKGKFSFKYGRAEVRAKLPVGGGTWPAFWLLGDNIDTAGWPLCGEIDILESVGNNPNVIHSSLHSPGRSGNTPDTKTTTAPNSTTEFHIYAAEWDAENIKFYVDDNLFYTYKNSSTTPFNAKFFVILNLAMGGNFGGTVDPNFKTATYEIDYVRVYN, encoded by the coding sequence ATGAAAATAATCAATCTCGCAAATAGAGCAGGAATATTTACTTTAATCCTATTATTTGTATTTCAGTCATGCAGCAGTAACAACGATACCACAGATAACCCTGTAGAGACAGCACCTGATAAAATTTCTGTACAAGTTGATATTGTCGGTAAAACTGCCGAAATGCCAAATGGAGACGGAAGCGGAAAAATTAATTTAAAGATCGATGCCCCTAATGCAAAATCATATAAAATAGTGGTAAACAATGAAACAAAAGAGTTTACAACCAGCAATTTTTCATATGAGTTTACCCAACCAGGAACAAAAAGCTATACGATTGATGTTACGGCATTTAACGGAATAAAGTATACTAATGCTTCTACAACAATAAATATTTTCGTAACCAGAAAATTAATCTGGTCAGACGAATTTAATACAGATGGAGCACCAGATACTTCAAAATGGGGCTATGATTTAGGAAATGGAAACGGTTTTGGGAACAACGAATTGCAATATTATACAAACCGTTCTGAAAATGTAAAAATAGAAGGAGGCCTTTTGAAAATTACAGCAATCAAAGAAAATTATCAAGGAAGCCAATACACTTCTACAAGAATGCTGACAAAAGGCAAATTTTCATTTAAATACGGAAGAGCAGAAGTTCGCGCAAAATTGCCAGTTGGCGGCGGTACTTGGCCAGCTTTCTGGCTGTTAGGCGACAATATTGACACAGCAGGATGGCCTTTGTGCGGAGAAATAGATATTTTAGAATCAGTTGGAAACAATCCAAATGTGATTCATTCGTCACTGCATTCTCCAGGGCGTTCAGGCAACACGCCAGATACAAAAACAACTACAGCGCCAAATTCAACAACCGAGTTTCATATATATGCGGCCGAATGGGATGCCGAAAACATCAAATTTTATGTAGACGATAATTTATTTTACACATATAAAAACTCGAGCACAACTCCATTTAATGCCAAATTCTTTGTGATTCTAAATTTAGCAATGGGAGGAAATTTTGGTGGAACTGTAGATCCAAATTTCAAAACAGCAACTTACGAAATTGATTACGTAAGAGTCTATAATTAA
- a CDS encoding endonuclease/exonuclease/phosphatase family protein, with translation MKKINKLVFAVMLLLAVNSFYGQNLKIMTYNIRLDVASDGENAWLKRKDYFTAQIGFYSPEIFGVQEATPNQVLDIASALPNYNRFGVGREEDGLGEACTIYYKKDRFKVEQSSTFWLSETPNVVSRGWDAACNRVCTYGLFKDLKTKKIFWVFNLHLDHMGEEARIKGVQLVLAKIKELNTKNYPAFLMGDFNSEPNTTQIGEIKKVMDDTRDVSIEKPFGPSGTFNDFKHNEPVTLLLDYIFISKNSGLKIQKHAVLSDSKDLKYPSDHLPVLIEID, from the coding sequence ATGAAAAAGATAAACAAACTTGTTTTTGCAGTAATGCTGCTTTTAGCCGTGAACTCATTTTATGGTCAGAATTTAAAAATTATGACTTATAATATCCGTTTGGATGTTGCCTCAGATGGAGAAAATGCATGGCTAAAACGAAAGGATTATTTCACAGCCCAAATTGGGTTTTATAGCCCGGAAATTTTTGGAGTTCAGGAAGCAACGCCAAATCAAGTTTTAGATATTGCATCGGCTCTGCCAAATTATAACAGATTTGGAGTAGGAAGAGAAGAAGACGGACTGGGAGAAGCCTGTACGATTTACTATAAAAAAGATCGTTTTAAAGTCGAACAATCTAGCACTTTCTGGCTGTCCGAAACTCCAAATGTGGTTTCAAGAGGTTGGGATGCAGCTTGCAACAGAGTTTGCACTTACGGACTTTTTAAAGATTTAAAAACTAAAAAAATATTTTGGGTTTTCAATTTGCATTTGGACCATATGGGTGAAGAAGCAAGAATAAAAGGCGTACAGCTTGTTCTTGCTAAAATTAAGGAATTAAACACCAAAAATTATCCAGCTTTTTTAATGGGTGATTTTAATTCTGAACCAAATACAACGCAAATTGGCGAAATCAAAAAAGTAATGGATGACACTAGAGATGTTTCAATAGAAAAACCTTTCGGGCCTTCAGGAACTTTCAACGATTTCAAACACAACGAGCCCGTAACATTATTATTAGACTATATTTTTATTTCAAAAAATAGTGGTTTAAAAATTCAAAAACACGCAGTGCTAAGTGATTCTAAAGATTTAAAATATCCGTCAGATCATTTGCCTGTCCTAATAGAAATAGATTAA
- a CDS encoding glycoside hydrolase family 30 protein — MKITSQIFLSAFVLLQLSCFTSKLTAQKNNKIKVYTTAEKTNLKLSLSNDLISKNSTTQQKTATVSITVNAEKTDQTFLGIGGAITDASAEVFAKLSPKKQQEFLTAYYDKKKGIGYTLARTNIHSCDFSSDSYTYISEGDKDLKTFNIDHDRKYRIPLIKKAIETAGGKLTLFVSPWSPPAFMKDNNDILHGGVLLPEFAPAWALYYAKFIKEYEKEGIPIWGLTVQNEPMAKQRWESCIYTPEAERDFLKNHLGPTLEKEGLGSKNVIIWDHNRGDMLTKRANLVFSDPEVAKYAWGIGFHWYETWNGGPPQFESVAKVHEAFPNKKLLFTEGCIEKFDASKYQFWGNAERYGINMIHDFNNGTVGWTDWNILLDQNGGPNHVGNFCFAPIHADTTKDELIYTPMYYYIGHFSKFIRPNAKRVLETISDKSLLSTSFKNPDGQLITIVMNQSEKEMVYSLENQKEKTTITIPAHAIQSIVY; from the coding sequence ATGAAAATTACCTCTCAAATATTTTTATCGGCCTTTGTCTTACTGCAATTAAGTTGTTTTACTTCAAAACTAACAGCTCAAAAAAATAATAAAATAAAGGTTTATACTACCGCCGAAAAAACAAACTTGAAATTATCATTGTCAAATGATCTGATTTCAAAAAACAGCACTACACAACAAAAAACAGCAACAGTATCTATTACTGTAAATGCTGAAAAAACAGACCAAACCTTCCTCGGAATCGGAGGAGCAATTACAGATGCAAGCGCAGAAGTTTTTGCAAAATTATCGCCAAAAAAACAGCAGGAATTCTTGACTGCTTATTACGATAAAAAGAAAGGTATTGGGTACACTTTGGCAAGAACAAACATTCACAGCTGCGATTTTAGCAGCGACAGCTATACTTATATTTCTGAAGGAGACAAAGATCTAAAGACTTTTAATATAGATCATGATCGAAAATACAGAATCCCTTTAATTAAAAAAGCAATTGAAACAGCCGGCGGAAAACTAACTTTATTTGTCAGCCCATGGAGTCCCCCAGCTTTCATGAAAGACAATAATGATATTTTGCACGGCGGCGTTTTATTGCCCGAATTTGCACCAGCATGGGCATTGTACTATGCCAAATTCATAAAAGAATACGAAAAAGAAGGAATTCCAATCTGGGGATTAACAGTTCAAAACGAACCAATGGCCAAACAAAGATGGGAATCTTGCATCTACACGCCAGAAGCAGAAAGAGACTTTCTTAAAAATCATCTTGGGCCAACTTTAGAAAAAGAGGGGCTAGGCTCTAAAAATGTTATTATTTGGGATCATAATCGTGGAGATATGCTAACCAAAAGAGCCAATCTTGTTTTTTCAGATCCTGAAGTTGCTAAATATGCTTGGGGAATCGGATTTCATTGGTATGAAACTTGGAACGGAGGCCCGCCTCAATTTGAGTCTGTAGCAAAAGTTCATGAAGCATTTCCAAACAAAAAACTGCTTTTTACAGAAGGCTGTATCGAAAAATTTGACGCTTCAAAATATCAGTTTTGGGGAAATGCAGAACGTTACGGAATCAATATGATTCATGATTTTAATAATGGCACTGTGGGATGGACAGACTGGAATATTCTTTTAGACCAAAACGGAGGGCCAAATCATGTCGGAAACTTCTGTTTTGCACCTATTCATGCCGATACAACAAAAGACGAGCTGATTTATACACCAATGTATTACTATATTGGGCATTTCTCAAAATTCATAAGACCAAATGCAAAAAGAGTGCTTGAAACCATAAGCGACAAATCCTTATTAAGTACTTCTTTTAAAAATCCTGATGGACAATTGATTACCATTGTAATGAATCAATCTGAAAAAGAGATGGTTTATTCTTTAGAAAATCAAAAAGAAAAAACGACAATTACAATTCCGGCTCATGCCATACAGAGTATTGTATATTAA
- a CDS encoding RagB/SusD family nutrient uptake outer membrane protein, with the protein MKTIKFKYIYVAVAMAVLGSCSEDFVTINPEGKFDTNTYFSNEQQCYAALIGVYDPMRKNTGGFENMVAMLNAGSDDFYAGGGSSTDGTGIQNFSTHSLSSVTIPGSYWNDHYQGISRANQLLIKLPAASMNDAVRNRFAAEAKTLRALYYFNLVRMFKNLALVLEPLSTETIYTPEQVAPEVIYAQIEKDLTEAIAVLPNNVAKDTEAGRFNKGAAQALLGKVYLYEGKKTEAAAVLAEVNGTPGETNQYGNKLLDNFSDLWVTSNKFNAESLIEVSHSSAGNSDWTFWGSGRDEGNSLNIMVGPRGYSRPAGSTAPNLPSGWAFNVATQKLYDAMQGDPRKDATILDLKALKAAGKANYIPAYQDTGYFLNKYLPRQSDVSTGGGNSELNYKQNSYVIRLADTYLMEAEALGSGARAQALLDAVRKRAGLGSVPVTLAAIKHERRMELAGEGHRFFDLVRWGDAAAALSDRGFDAGTDEIFPIPYTELNGTKLKQNPNYQ; encoded by the coding sequence ATGAAAACGATAAAATTTAAATATATATATGTAGCCGTGGCAATGGCGGTTTTAGGATCTTGCTCTGAAGATTTTGTGACCATCAACCCAGAAGGTAAATTTGATACAAATACGTATTTTTCTAATGAGCAGCAATGTTATGCGGCTTTAATTGGAGTTTACGATCCGATGAGAAAAAACACTGGAGGTTTTGAAAACATGGTAGCCATGCTGAATGCTGGTTCGGATGATTTTTATGCTGGTGGAGGTAGCTCTACAGATGGAACAGGAATCCAAAACTTCTCAACACACTCACTATCTTCAGTTACTATTCCGGGAAGTTACTGGAATGATCACTATCAAGGTATTTCTAGAGCAAATCAGTTGTTAATTAAGTTGCCAGCAGCTTCAATGAATGATGCGGTACGAAATAGATTTGCAGCAGAAGCTAAAACACTACGTGCACTTTACTATTTTAATTTAGTACGAATGTTCAAAAACCTTGCATTAGTTTTAGAGCCATTATCTACAGAAACAATCTACACTCCTGAGCAAGTTGCGCCAGAAGTTATTTATGCTCAAATCGAGAAAGATTTAACTGAGGCTATTGCGGTTTTGCCAAATAATGTGGCTAAGGATACTGAAGCAGGAAGATTTAATAAAGGAGCGGCTCAAGCACTTTTAGGAAAAGTATATTTGTACGAAGGTAAAAAGACCGAAGCAGCTGCAGTATTAGCAGAAGTAAATGGTACTCCAGGCGAGACAAACCAATACGGAAATAAATTGTTGGATAATTTTAGCGACCTATGGGTAACATCTAATAAATTCAATGCAGAATCTTTAATAGAGGTATCTCATAGTAGTGCAGGTAACTCTGACTGGACATTCTGGGGATCTGGTAGAGACGAAGGAAACTCTTTAAACATTATGGTTGGACCTAGAGGATATTCTAGACCAGCAGGTTCTACAGCACCAAATCTTCCTTCAGGATGGGCTTTCAACGTTGCAACTCAAAAATTATATGATGCAATGCAAGGCGATCCACGTAAAGATGCTACAATTCTTGATTTAAAAGCCCTAAAAGCAGCAGGCAAAGCAAATTATATTCCAGCTTACCAAGATACAGGATATTTCTTGAACAAATACCTTCCAAGACAGTCAGATGTTAGTACAGGTGGAGGTAACTCAGAGTTGAACTACAAGCAAAACTCTTATGTAATCAGACTTGCAGATACTTACTTGATGGAAGCAGAAGCTTTAGGATCTGGAGCTAGAGCGCAAGCATTGCTTGATGCAGTAAGAAAAAGAGCTGGATTAGGTTCAGTACCTGTAACATTAGCTGCTATTAAGCACGAAAGAAGAATGGAATTAGCAGGTGAAGGACATAGATTCTTTGATTTAGTAAGATGGGGAGATGCGGCAGCTGCATTATCTGACAGAGGCTTTGATGCTGGAACAGATGAGATTTTCCCAATTCCGTACACAGAACTTAACGGTACTAAATTGAAACAAAATCCTAACTACCAATAA
- a CDS encoding SusC/RagA family TonB-linked outer membrane protein, protein MKLTKLLVFCISSLLFSVIAVAQDVTVNGIINDENGLPVPGATVLLKGTTKSTASDFDGKFQIQAPSNGTLTITFIGYSTVSEAVNGRTKLTIQLKPESQSLNEVVVVGYGTQKKSVVTGAISSVKSADLEKVPNGRVEQALQGRVAGVSVAAVSGQPGEKSKVRVRGITTFREGGNDPLWVVDGIAVDANAIGFINQSDIESIEVLKDAASAAIYGTRAATGVILVTTKKGKAGKISVNYNGFAGISAPAKKLDMLNATQYATLMNEKSVNDGGAIKYQNPASFGKGTNWQDAIFNDSAFRYTHELSISGGGEKSTFYASFGIQDQEGIVTTDISNYTKKNFRLNSTHKISDYFTFGQTFGYTHQKTKGIGNTNSEFGGPLSSAINLDPLTPLVVTDPTEANTGFYTNPNVVRDANGNPYGISSLVQQEMTNPLGYIQTRLGGYNWSDDFVGNAYLEANITSHLKFRTTLGGKLAYWGDEMFTPVFFLNPNMKADRNNYSQNNNKSLAWTLENTLSYANKFGDHNVSVLAGQGAYVENIGGSIGVTMFGLPITSYKDASFNFDIPQSDRVNRASDFVEHKLSSLFLRANYDYMEKYLFTGIVRRDGSTRFGENKKWGVFPSFSLGWVLSKEGFWKENNVVNTLKLRGGYGVVGNDNIDEFKYRATVVGGYNYAVGTTGGITTGYGNSTLPNANLGWEETSQTTVGLDAKLFNDFSLTLDYYKKTTTGILRNVVIPGYVGVAEAPSANIADMDNSGFEVELGYKKRLGEFNLGVNGNVAYLKNEITYVGSSTNFIVGDATFQSMGPVTRTQVGHSFNEFYGYKTAGIFQNAAEVAAYKNASGGLIQPNARPGDFRWVDSNNDGKITEDDKQFLGTNVPKYTFGLTINLDYKNFDFMAFTQGAAGSKIFQGLRRLDVLNANYQTKALDRWTGEGTSNDYPRLTNDDPNKNYTNMSDFYLEKGNYLRLKVVTVGYTMPTNLSSKIGADKVRFYLTGENLVTFTKYTGYDPEIGGQVYGVDKGVYPQARSILFGANVQF, encoded by the coding sequence ATGAAATTAACAAAATTACTTGTTTTTTGTATTTCATCTTTGTTATTCTCGGTTATAGCTGTGGCTCAGGATGTCACAGTAAATGGAATAATTAATGATGAAAATGGTTTACCTGTTCCAGGTGCAACAGTTTTATTAAAAGGTACTACAAAATCTACTGCGTCAGACTTTGACGGAAAATTTCAGATTCAAGCACCTTCAAACGGAACATTAACAATTACCTTTATTGGTTATTCTACAGTATCAGAAGCTGTAAATGGAAGAACAAAACTTACTATTCAATTAAAGCCAGAATCACAATCTTTAAATGAGGTTGTAGTGGTTGGATACGGGACTCAAAAGAAATCTGTTGTAACTGGGGCAATCTCTAGCGTAAAATCGGCTGATCTTGAAAAAGTGCCAAACGGAAGAGTTGAGCAGGCTTTACAGGGTAGAGTAGCAGGGGTTTCTGTTGCTGCAGTTTCTGGACAGCCAGGTGAAAAGTCAAAAGTTCGCGTTAGAGGTATCACTACATTTAGAGAAGGAGGAAATGACCCTCTATGGGTTGTTGACGGTATTGCTGTAGATGCAAATGCAATTGGTTTTATCAATCAAAGCGATATTGAGTCTATCGAGGTGCTTAAAGATGCTGCGTCTGCTGCAATCTATGGTACTCGTGCGGCTACAGGGGTTATCTTAGTTACTACTAAAAAAGGTAAAGCAGGAAAAATTTCTGTAAACTATAATGGTTTTGCAGGTATATCAGCACCAGCAAAAAAATTAGATATGTTGAATGCGACTCAGTATGCAACTTTAATGAATGAAAAATCTGTAAATGATGGTGGTGCAATTAAATATCAAAATCCAGCATCTTTTGGAAAAGGTACAAATTGGCAAGATGCAATCTTTAATGATTCTGCTTTCAGATACACACACGAATTAAGCATTAGCGGTGGTGGTGAAAAATCTACTTTCTACGCTTCTTTCGGAATTCAAGATCAAGAAGGTATTGTTACGACAGATATTTCTAACTATACAAAGAAAAACTTTAGATTAAACTCTACTCACAAAATTTCTGATTACTTTACTTTTGGACAGACTTTTGGATATACACACCAAAAAACAAAAGGTATTGGAAACACAAACAGTGAGTTCGGAGGACCTTTAAGTTCTGCAATCAACTTAGATCCGCTTACTCCACTAGTAGTTACGGACCCTACTGAAGCAAATACAGGATTTTATACTAATCCAAATGTTGTTAGAGATGCAAATGGTAATCCTTACGGAATTTCTTCTTTAGTACAGCAAGAGATGACAAATCCTCTTGGATATATTCAAACTAGATTAGGAGGATACAACTGGTCAGACGATTTTGTTGGGAATGCTTATTTAGAGGCTAACATTACAAGCCACTTAAAGTTTAGAACGACACTTGGTGGTAAATTAGCTTATTGGGGAGATGAAATGTTTACTCCAGTTTTCTTCTTAAACCCAAACATGAAAGCGGATAGAAATAACTACAGCCAAAACAACAATAAATCTTTAGCATGGACATTAGAGAATACTTTAAGTTATGCTAATAAATTTGGAGATCACAACGTGAGTGTTTTAGCTGGACAAGGAGCTTATGTTGAAAACATTGGAGGTTCTATTGGAGTAACAATGTTCGGATTGCCAATTACAAGCTACAAAGATGCTTCTTTTAACTTCGATATTCCGCAATCTGATAGAGTTAACAGAGCAAGCGATTTTGTAGAGCACAAATTATCTTCATTGTTTTTACGTGCTAACTACGATTACATGGAAAAATATCTTTTTACAGGTATTGTTCGTCGTGATGGTTCAACTCGTTTTGGTGAAAACAAAAAATGGGGAGTTTTCCCTTCATTCTCTCTAGGATGGGTACTTTCTAAAGAAGGTTTCTGGAAAGAAAACAATGTAGTTAATACTTTAAAACTACGCGGAGGTTACGGAGTTGTAGGTAATGATAACATTGATGAATTTAAATATAGAGCTACAGTTGTTGGAGGTTATAACTATGCTGTAGGAACTACAGGAGGAATTACAACGGGATACGGAAACTCTACGCTTCCAAATGCAAACTTAGGATGGGAGGAAACATCTCAAACGACTGTTGGTCTTGATGCGAAGTTGTTTAATGATTTTTCTCTTACGCTTGATTACTACAAAAAAACAACAACAGGAATCTTAAGAAACGTTGTAATTCCTGGATATGTTGGAGTAGCTGAAGCGCCTTCTGCAAATATTGCTGATATGGACAACAGCGGTTTTGAGGTAGAATTAGGATACAAGAAAAGGCTTGGAGAATTTAATTTAGGTGTTAATGGTAACGTTGCTTACTTGAAAAACGAAATTACGTATGTAGGTTCATCTACAAACTTTATTGTTGGAGATGCTACTTTCCAATCTATGGGACCTGTAACTAGAACACAAGTTGGACACTCATTTAACGAATTTTACGGTTATAAAACAGCTGGAATTTTTCAAAATGCTGCAGAAGTTGCAGCATACAAAAATGCATCAGGAGGTCTAATTCAGCCAAATGCTAGACCTGGAGATTTCCGTTGGGTAGATTCTAATAATGATGGGAAGATTACAGAAGACGATAAACAATTCTTAGGAACAAACGTGCCTAAATATACTTTTGGTCTTACAATAAACTTAGATTATAAAAACTTTGACTTTATGGCATTTACTCAAGGAGCAGCCGGAAGCAAAATTTTCCAAGGTTTAAGAAGGCTAGACGTATTAAACGCAAACTATCAGACAAAAGCTTTAGATCGTTGGACAGGAGAAGGAACTTCAAATGATTATCCAAGATTGACAAATGACGATCCAAATAAAAATTACACAAATATGTCTGATTTTTATCTTGAAAAAGGAAATTATCTACGCTTAAAAGTGGTTACTGTTGGATACACAATGCCAACTAATTTGTCGTCAAAAATTGGAGCAGATAAAGTTCGTTTTTACCTAACAGGAGAAAACTTAGTCACTTTTACAAAGTACACTGGATATGATCCAGAAATTGGAGGTCAAGTTTATGGTGTAGATAAAGGAGTTTATCCGCAAGCAAGATCTATTCTATTTGGAGCTAACGTTCAATTTTAA